Proteins from a genomic interval of Nasonia vitripennis strain AsymCx chromosome 3, Nvit_psr_1.1, whole genome shotgun sequence:
- the LOC100122315 gene encoding zinc finger protein ubi-d4 A isoform X6, giving the protein MTAVSAPPSSVHSIIQVVNEANLSKIESFFNDSAYREAIENSSTYNSRLCRERRLRMPFLDSQTGVAQNHSALFMSARERLPGLQHGQIYTYPSKRWRKKRRQYLMHYFHPKRVIRGDVEDGVECIENSGIPGANDDSKDSIPLKDEHSKDAWFYDEQDMLDMDPYEEPDPDSDFDYEESYSSKRKRRKPRGGGHHPTRNHPPATDSPTGKRTKGGGRGRKKVNYDASDSDKPFVCDPIGQNQNSKDEQLHRPPAAQSPMNNTGSSPKPTGMDHQQNSPMSQPSSMLPGQPGQPGGQQQQHHQGNHHHAGGMDGKKAKPAQPSPYCDFCLGDARENKKTGGSEELVSCSDCGRSGHPTCLQFTANMIVSVRKYRWQCIECKCCSICGTSDNDDQLLFCDDCDRGYHMYCLSPPLTSPPEGSWSCRLCLAEFHRRD; this is encoded by the exons ATGACGGCAGTGTCCGCGCCTCCATCAAGCGTCCACTCGATAATTCAAGTCGTCAACGAGGCGAACTTAAGTAAAATCGAGAG CTTCTTCAACGACTCAGCCTACAGGGAAGCCATTGAGAACTCGTCCACCTACAACAGCCGACTATGCAGGGAACGCAGGTTACGGATGCCTTTTCTAGACTCTCAGACGG GAGTTGCACAAAACCACTCAGCCTTGTTCATGTCCGCGAGGGAACGTCTTCCAGGTTTACAACATGGCCAAATATACACATATCCCAGCAAGAGATGGCGAAAGAAACGGAGACAGTACTTGATGCACTACTTCCACCCCAAGAGGGTAATCAGAGGTGACGTAGAAGATGGAGTCGAGTGCATCGAGAACTCTGGAATACCTGGAGCCAACGATGACAGCAAAGACTCCATTCCGTTAAAAG ATGAACATAGCAAAGATGCTTGGTTCTACGACGAGCAAGATATGTTAGATATGGATCCGTACGAAGAGCCAGATCCTGATAGTGATTTTGACTACGAAGAAAGTTACAGTAGCAAGAGGAAAAGAAGGAAACCTAGAGGAGGTGGTCATCATCCTACCAGGAATCATCCACCGGCGACCGACAGCCCAACGGGAAAAAGAACAAAG GGTGGTGGTcgcggaagaaaaaaagtcaaCTACGATGCCAGTGACTCTGATAAGCCGTTCGTTTGTGACC CTATCGGCCAGAACCAGAACAGCAAGGACGAGCAGCTTCACCGGCCGCCGGCAGCCCAGTCGCCCATGAACAACACCGGCTCCTCACCCAAGCCCACCGGCATGGATCATCAGCAGAACTCGCCGATGTCCCAGCCATCCTCGATGCTACCCGGACAGCCTGGTCAGCCCGGcggtcagcagcagcaacatcaTCAGGGTAATCATCATCACGCCGGCGGTATGGACGGGAAGAAGGCGAAACCTGCCCAGCCGTCGCCCTACTGCGACTTCTGTCTTggcgacgcgagagagaacaaGAAGACAGGCGGCTCCGAGGAGCTCGTCTCGTGCAGCGACTGCGGCCGCTCAG GACACCCAACGTGTTTGCAATTTACCGCGAACATGATCGTTTCTGTACGCAAGTACAGGTGGCAGTGTATCGAGTGCAAATGTTGCTCCATTTGCGGAACCTCCGACAACGAC GATCAGCTGCTGTTCTGCGACGACTGCGATCGAGGCTACCACATGTACTGTCTGTCGCCGCCGCTGACGTCACCGCCCGAAGGTTCCTGGTCCTGTCGCCTTTGCCTCGCCGAGTTTCATCGTCGGGATTGA
- the LOC100122315 gene encoding zinc finger protein neuro-d4 isoform X4 translates to MTAVSAPPSSVHSIIQVVNEANLSKIESFFNDSAYREAIENSSTYNSRLCRERRLRMPFLDSQTGVAQNHSALFMSARERLPGLQHGQIYTYPSKRWRKKRRQYLMHYFHPKRVIRGDVEDGVECIENSGIPGANDDSKDSIPLKAFYSFQDEHSKDAWFYDEQDMLDMDPYEEPDPDSDFDYEESYSSKRKRRKPRGGGHHPTRNHPPATDSPTGKRTKGGGRGRKKVNYDASDSDKPFVCDLCSARYKTRPGLVYHYGHSHSTSSGDPAKELSPSPADVESRSVADAVASDQPAIGQNQNSKDEQLHRPPAAQSPMNNTGSSPKPTGMDHQQNSPMSQPSSMLPGQPGQPGGQQQQHHQGNHHHAGGMDGKKAKPAQPSPYCDFCLGDARENKKTGGSEELVSCSDCGRSGHPTCLQFTANMIVSVRKYRWQCIECKCCSICGTSDNDDQLLFCDDCDRGYHMYCLSPPLTSPPEGSWSCRLCLAEFHRRD, encoded by the exons ATGACGGCAGTGTCCGCGCCTCCATCAAGCGTCCACTCGATAATTCAAGTCGTCAACGAGGCGAACTTAAGTAAAATCGAGAG CTTCTTCAACGACTCAGCCTACAGGGAAGCCATTGAGAACTCGTCCACCTACAACAGCCGACTATGCAGGGAACGCAGGTTACGGATGCCTTTTCTAGACTCTCAGACGG GAGTTGCACAAAACCACTCAGCCTTGTTCATGTCCGCGAGGGAACGTCTTCCAGGTTTACAACATGGCCAAATATACACATATCCCAGCAAGAGATGGCGAAAGAAACGGAGACAGTACTTGATGCACTACTTCCACCCCAAGAGGGTAATCAGAGGTGACGTAGAAGATGGAGTCGAGTGCATCGAGAACTCTGGAATACCTGGAGCCAACGATGACAGCAAAGACTCCATTCCGTTAAAAG CTTTCTACTCGTTTCAAGATGAACATAGCAAAGATGCTTGGTTCTACGACGAGCAAGATATGTTAGATATGGATCCGTACGAAGAGCCAGATCCTGATAGTGATTTTGACTACGAAGAAAGTTACAGTAGCAAGAGGAAAAGAAGGAAACCTAGAGGAGGTGGTCATCATCCTACCAGGAATCATCCACCGGCGACCGACAGCCCAACGGGAAAAAGAACAAAG GGTGGTGGTcgcggaagaaaaaaagtcaaCTACGATGCCAGTGACTCTGATAAGCCGTTCGTTTGTGACC TATGCAGCGCACGGTATAAAACCAGACCCGGTCTGGTCTACCATTACGGTCATTCCCACTCTACTTCCTCCGGCGATCCTGCTAAGGAACTAAGTCCCAGTCCCGCCGATGTTGAATCTCGGAGCGTAGCTGACGCAGTTGCTTCGGACCAGCCAG CTATCGGCCAGAACCAGAACAGCAAGGACGAGCAGCTTCACCGGCCGCCGGCAGCCCAGTCGCCCATGAACAACACCGGCTCCTCACCCAAGCCCACCGGCATGGATCATCAGCAGAACTCGCCGATGTCCCAGCCATCCTCGATGCTACCCGGACAGCCTGGTCAGCCCGGcggtcagcagcagcaacatcaTCAGGGTAATCATCATCACGCCGGCGGTATGGACGGGAAGAAGGCGAAACCTGCCCAGCCGTCGCCCTACTGCGACTTCTGTCTTggcgacgcgagagagaacaaGAAGACAGGCGGCTCCGAGGAGCTCGTCTCGTGCAGCGACTGCGGCCGCTCAG GACACCCAACGTGTTTGCAATTTACCGCGAACATGATCGTTTCTGTACGCAAGTACAGGTGGCAGTGTATCGAGTGCAAATGTTGCTCCATTTGCGGAACCTCCGACAACGAC GATCAGCTGCTGTTCTGCGACGACTGCGATCGAGGCTACCACATGTACTGTCTGTCGCCGCCGCTGACGTCACCGCCCGAAGGTTCCTGGTCCTGTCGCCTTTGCCTCGCCGAGTTTCATCGTCGGGATTGA
- the LOC100122315 gene encoding zinc finger protein DPF3 isoform X5, which translates to MTAVSAPPSSVHSIIQVVNEANLSKIESFFNDSAYREAIENSSTYNSRLCRERRLRMPFLDSQTGVAQNHSALFMSARERLPGLQHGQIYTYPSKRWRKKRRQYLMHYFHPKRVIRGDVEDGVECIENSGIPGANDDSKDSIPLKAFYSFQDEHSKDAWFYDEQDMLDMDPYEEPDPDSDFDYEESYSSKRKRRKPRGGGHHPTRNHPPATDSPTGKRTKGGGRGRKKVNYDASDSDKPFVCDPIGQNQNSKDEQLHRPPAAQSPMNNTGSSPKPTGMDHQQNSPMSQPSSMLPGQPGQPGGQQQQHHQGNHHHAGGMDGKKAKPAQPSPYCDFCLGDARENKKTGGSEELVSCSDCGRSGHPTCLQFTANMIVSVRKYRWQCIECKCCSICGTSDNDDQLLFCDDCDRGYHMYCLSPPLTSPPEGSWSCRLCLAEFHRRD; encoded by the exons ATGACGGCAGTGTCCGCGCCTCCATCAAGCGTCCACTCGATAATTCAAGTCGTCAACGAGGCGAACTTAAGTAAAATCGAGAG CTTCTTCAACGACTCAGCCTACAGGGAAGCCATTGAGAACTCGTCCACCTACAACAGCCGACTATGCAGGGAACGCAGGTTACGGATGCCTTTTCTAGACTCTCAGACGG GAGTTGCACAAAACCACTCAGCCTTGTTCATGTCCGCGAGGGAACGTCTTCCAGGTTTACAACATGGCCAAATATACACATATCCCAGCAAGAGATGGCGAAAGAAACGGAGACAGTACTTGATGCACTACTTCCACCCCAAGAGGGTAATCAGAGGTGACGTAGAAGATGGAGTCGAGTGCATCGAGAACTCTGGAATACCTGGAGCCAACGATGACAGCAAAGACTCCATTCCGTTAAAAG CTTTCTACTCGTTTCAAGATGAACATAGCAAAGATGCTTGGTTCTACGACGAGCAAGATATGTTAGATATGGATCCGTACGAAGAGCCAGATCCTGATAGTGATTTTGACTACGAAGAAAGTTACAGTAGCAAGAGGAAAAGAAGGAAACCTAGAGGAGGTGGTCATCATCCTACCAGGAATCATCCACCGGCGACCGACAGCCCAACGGGAAAAAGAACAAAG GGTGGTGGTcgcggaagaaaaaaagtcaaCTACGATGCCAGTGACTCTGATAAGCCGTTCGTTTGTGACC CTATCGGCCAGAACCAGAACAGCAAGGACGAGCAGCTTCACCGGCCGCCGGCAGCCCAGTCGCCCATGAACAACACCGGCTCCTCACCCAAGCCCACCGGCATGGATCATCAGCAGAACTCGCCGATGTCCCAGCCATCCTCGATGCTACCCGGACAGCCTGGTCAGCCCGGcggtcagcagcagcaacatcaTCAGGGTAATCATCATCACGCCGGCGGTATGGACGGGAAGAAGGCGAAACCTGCCCAGCCGTCGCCCTACTGCGACTTCTGTCTTggcgacgcgagagagaacaaGAAGACAGGCGGCTCCGAGGAGCTCGTCTCGTGCAGCGACTGCGGCCGCTCAG GACACCCAACGTGTTTGCAATTTACCGCGAACATGATCGTTTCTGTACGCAAGTACAGGTGGCAGTGTATCGAGTGCAAATGTTGCTCCATTTGCGGAACCTCCGACAACGAC GATCAGCTGCTGTTCTGCGACGACTGCGATCGAGGCTACCACATGTACTGTCTGTCGCCGCCGCTGACGTCACCGCCCGAAGGTTCCTGGTCCTGTCGCCTTTGCCTCGCCGAGTTTCATCGTCGGGATTGA
- the LOC100122315 gene encoding zinc finger protein ubi-d4 isoform X3, protein MTAVSAPPSSVHSIIQVVNEANLSKIESFFNDSAYREAIENSSTYNSRLCRERRLRMPFLDSQTGVAQNHSALFMSARERLPGLQHGQIYTYPSKRWRKKRRQYLMHYFHPKRVIRGDVEDGVECIENSGIPGANDDSKDSIPLKDEHSKDAWFYDEQDMLDMDPYEEPDPDSDFDYEESYSSKRKRRKPRGGGHHPTRNHPPATDSPTGKRTKGGGRGRKKVNYDASDSDKPFVCDRGTRRGRQSTATATSSASSTSGPSAAAAASSASVSSISAVVVGPTPLLGSAAAAVAVAAAPDPSSFQVSNGLVPAVVASQQQQQQQQQQQQQHQPTAESSCAAAPASPTVSAIGQNQNSKDEQLHRPPAAQSPMNNTGSSPKPTGMDHQQNSPMSQPSSMLPGQPGQPGGQQQQHHQGNHHHAGGMDGKKAKPAQPSPYCDFCLGDARENKKTGGSEELVSCSDCGRSGHPTCLQFTANMIVSVRKYRWQCIECKCCSICGTSDNDDQLLFCDDCDRGYHMYCLSPPLTSPPEGSWSCRLCLAEFHRRD, encoded by the exons ATGACGGCAGTGTCCGCGCCTCCATCAAGCGTCCACTCGATAATTCAAGTCGTCAACGAGGCGAACTTAAGTAAAATCGAGAG CTTCTTCAACGACTCAGCCTACAGGGAAGCCATTGAGAACTCGTCCACCTACAACAGCCGACTATGCAGGGAACGCAGGTTACGGATGCCTTTTCTAGACTCTCAGACGG GAGTTGCACAAAACCACTCAGCCTTGTTCATGTCCGCGAGGGAACGTCTTCCAGGTTTACAACATGGCCAAATATACACATATCCCAGCAAGAGATGGCGAAAGAAACGGAGACAGTACTTGATGCACTACTTCCACCCCAAGAGGGTAATCAGAGGTGACGTAGAAGATGGAGTCGAGTGCATCGAGAACTCTGGAATACCTGGAGCCAACGATGACAGCAAAGACTCCATTCCGTTAAAAG ATGAACATAGCAAAGATGCTTGGTTCTACGACGAGCAAGATATGTTAGATATGGATCCGTACGAAGAGCCAGATCCTGATAGTGATTTTGACTACGAAGAAAGTTACAGTAGCAAGAGGAAAAGAAGGAAACCTAGAGGAGGTGGTCATCATCCTACCAGGAATCATCCACCGGCGACCGACAGCCCAACGGGAAAAAGAACAAAG GGTGGTGGTcgcggaagaaaaaaagtcaaCTACGATGCCAGTGACTCTGATAAGCCGTTCGTTTGTGACC GTGGTACGCGCCGGGGTCGTCAGAGCACTGCTACCGCTACCTCCTCTGCGAGCAGCACCTCGGGGCCCTCGGCAGCGGCTGCCGCCTCCTCTGCCTCTGTCTCCTCTATCTcagccgtcgtcgtcggcccGACGCCGCTGCTcggctctgctgctgctgctgttgccgtTGCTGCCGCTCCAGATCCCTCGAGCTTTCAAGTCAGCAATGGCTTGGTGCCCGCCGTAGTCGCGagccaacaacaacaacaacaacagcagcagcagcagcagcagcatcagccaACGGCCGAATCGAGCTGTGCAGCCGCTCCAGCCTCACCTACTGTCTCAGCTATCGGCCAGAACCAGAACAGCAAGGACGAGCAGCTTCACCGGCCGCCGGCAGCCCAGTCGCCCATGAACAACACCGGCTCCTCACCCAAGCCCACCGGCATGGATCATCAGCAGAACTCGCCGATGTCCCAGCCATCCTCGATGCTACCCGGACAGCCTGGTCAGCCCGGcggtcagcagcagcaacatcaTCAGGGTAATCATCATCACGCCGGCGGTATGGACGGGAAGAAGGCGAAACCTGCCCAGCCGTCGCCCTACTGCGACTTCTGTCTTggcgacgcgagagagaacaaGAAGACAGGCGGCTCCGAGGAGCTCGTCTCGTGCAGCGACTGCGGCCGCTCAG GACACCCAACGTGTTTGCAATTTACCGCGAACATGATCGTTTCTGTACGCAAGTACAGGTGGCAGTGTATCGAGTGCAAATGTTGCTCCATTTGCGGAACCTCCGACAACGAC GATCAGCTGCTGTTCTGCGACGACTGCGATCGAGGCTACCACATGTACTGTCTGTCGCCGCCGCTGACGTCACCGCCCGAAGGTTCCTGGTCCTGTCGCCTTTGCCTCGCCGAGTTTCATCGTCGGGATTGA
- the LOC100122315 gene encoding zinc finger protein DPF3 isoform X2 has product MTAVSAPPSSVHSIIQVVNEANLSKIESFFNDSAYREAIENSSTYNSRLCRERRLRMPFLDSQTGVAQNHSALFMSARERLPGLQHGQIYTYPSKRWRKKRRQYLMHYFHPKRVIRGDVEDGVECIENSGIPGANDDSKDSIPLKDEHSKDAWFYDEQDMLDMDPYEEPDPDSDFDYEESYSSKRKRRKPRGGGHHPTRNHPPATDSPTGKRTKGGGRGRKKVNYDASDSDKPFVCDLCSARYKTRPGLVYHYGHSHSTSSGDPAKELSPSPADVESRSVADAVASDQPGGTRRGRQSTATATSSASSTSGPSAAAAASSASVSSISAVVVGPTPLLGSAAAAVAVAAAPDPSSFQVSNGLVPAVVASQQQQQQQQQQQQQHQPTAESSCAAAPASPTVSAIGQNQNSKDEQLHRPPAAQSPMNNTGSSPKPTGMDHQQNSPMSQPSSMLPGQPGQPGGQQQQHHQGNHHHAGGMDGKKAKPAQPSPYCDFCLGDARENKKTGGSEELVSCSDCGRSGHPTCLQFTANMIVSVRKYRWQCIECKCCSICGTSDNDDQLLFCDDCDRGYHMYCLSPPLTSPPEGSWSCRLCLAEFHRRD; this is encoded by the exons ATGACGGCAGTGTCCGCGCCTCCATCAAGCGTCCACTCGATAATTCAAGTCGTCAACGAGGCGAACTTAAGTAAAATCGAGAG CTTCTTCAACGACTCAGCCTACAGGGAAGCCATTGAGAACTCGTCCACCTACAACAGCCGACTATGCAGGGAACGCAGGTTACGGATGCCTTTTCTAGACTCTCAGACGG GAGTTGCACAAAACCACTCAGCCTTGTTCATGTCCGCGAGGGAACGTCTTCCAGGTTTACAACATGGCCAAATATACACATATCCCAGCAAGAGATGGCGAAAGAAACGGAGACAGTACTTGATGCACTACTTCCACCCCAAGAGGGTAATCAGAGGTGACGTAGAAGATGGAGTCGAGTGCATCGAGAACTCTGGAATACCTGGAGCCAACGATGACAGCAAAGACTCCATTCCGTTAAAAG ATGAACATAGCAAAGATGCTTGGTTCTACGACGAGCAAGATATGTTAGATATGGATCCGTACGAAGAGCCAGATCCTGATAGTGATTTTGACTACGAAGAAAGTTACAGTAGCAAGAGGAAAAGAAGGAAACCTAGAGGAGGTGGTCATCATCCTACCAGGAATCATCCACCGGCGACCGACAGCCCAACGGGAAAAAGAACAAAG GGTGGTGGTcgcggaagaaaaaaagtcaaCTACGATGCCAGTGACTCTGATAAGCCGTTCGTTTGTGACC TATGCAGCGCACGGTATAAAACCAGACCCGGTCTGGTCTACCATTACGGTCATTCCCACTCTACTTCCTCCGGCGATCCTGCTAAGGAACTAAGTCCCAGTCCCGCCGATGTTGAATCTCGGAGCGTAGCTGACGCAGTTGCTTCGGACCAGCCAG GTGGTACGCGCCGGGGTCGTCAGAGCACTGCTACCGCTACCTCCTCTGCGAGCAGCACCTCGGGGCCCTCGGCAGCGGCTGCCGCCTCCTCTGCCTCTGTCTCCTCTATCTcagccgtcgtcgtcggcccGACGCCGCTGCTcggctctgctgctgctgctgttgccgtTGCTGCCGCTCCAGATCCCTCGAGCTTTCAAGTCAGCAATGGCTTGGTGCCCGCCGTAGTCGCGagccaacaacaacaacaacaacagcagcagcagcagcagcagcatcagccaACGGCCGAATCGAGCTGTGCAGCCGCTCCAGCCTCACCTACTGTCTCAGCTATCGGCCAGAACCAGAACAGCAAGGACGAGCAGCTTCACCGGCCGCCGGCAGCCCAGTCGCCCATGAACAACACCGGCTCCTCACCCAAGCCCACCGGCATGGATCATCAGCAGAACTCGCCGATGTCCCAGCCATCCTCGATGCTACCCGGACAGCCTGGTCAGCCCGGcggtcagcagcagcaacatcaTCAGGGTAATCATCATCACGCCGGCGGTATGGACGGGAAGAAGGCGAAACCTGCCCAGCCGTCGCCCTACTGCGACTTCTGTCTTggcgacgcgagagagaacaaGAAGACAGGCGGCTCCGAGGAGCTCGTCTCGTGCAGCGACTGCGGCCGCTCAG GACACCCAACGTGTTTGCAATTTACCGCGAACATGATCGTTTCTGTACGCAAGTACAGGTGGCAGTGTATCGAGTGCAAATGTTGCTCCATTTGCGGAACCTCCGACAACGAC GATCAGCTGCTGTTCTGCGACGACTGCGATCGAGGCTACCACATGTACTGTCTGTCGCCGCCGCTGACGTCACCGCCCGAAGGTTCCTGGTCCTGTCGCCTTTGCCTCGCCGAGTTTCATCGTCGGGATTGA
- the LOC100122315 gene encoding zinc finger protein ubi-d4 isoform X1 produces the protein MTAVSAPPSSVHSIIQVVNEANLSKIESFFNDSAYREAIENSSTYNSRLCRERRLRMPFLDSQTGVAQNHSALFMSARERLPGLQHGQIYTYPSKRWRKKRRQYLMHYFHPKRVIRGDVEDGVECIENSGIPGANDDSKDSIPLKAFYSFQDEHSKDAWFYDEQDMLDMDPYEEPDPDSDFDYEESYSSKRKRRKPRGGGHHPTRNHPPATDSPTGKRTKGGGRGRKKVNYDASDSDKPFVCDLCSARYKTRPGLVYHYGHSHSTSSGDPAKELSPSPADVESRSVADAVASDQPGGTRRGRQSTATATSSASSTSGPSAAAAASSASVSSISAVVVGPTPLLGSAAAAVAVAAAPDPSSFQVSNGLVPAVVASQQQQQQQQQQQQQHQPTAESSCAAAPASPTVSAIGQNQNSKDEQLHRPPAAQSPMNNTGSSPKPTGMDHQQNSPMSQPSSMLPGQPGQPGGQQQQHHQGNHHHAGGMDGKKAKPAQPSPYCDFCLGDARENKKTGGSEELVSCSDCGRSGHPTCLQFTANMIVSVRKYRWQCIECKCCSICGTSDNDDQLLFCDDCDRGYHMYCLSPPLTSPPEGSWSCRLCLAEFHRRD, from the exons ATGACGGCAGTGTCCGCGCCTCCATCAAGCGTCCACTCGATAATTCAAGTCGTCAACGAGGCGAACTTAAGTAAAATCGAGAG CTTCTTCAACGACTCAGCCTACAGGGAAGCCATTGAGAACTCGTCCACCTACAACAGCCGACTATGCAGGGAACGCAGGTTACGGATGCCTTTTCTAGACTCTCAGACGG GAGTTGCACAAAACCACTCAGCCTTGTTCATGTCCGCGAGGGAACGTCTTCCAGGTTTACAACATGGCCAAATATACACATATCCCAGCAAGAGATGGCGAAAGAAACGGAGACAGTACTTGATGCACTACTTCCACCCCAAGAGGGTAATCAGAGGTGACGTAGAAGATGGAGTCGAGTGCATCGAGAACTCTGGAATACCTGGAGCCAACGATGACAGCAAAGACTCCATTCCGTTAAAAG CTTTCTACTCGTTTCAAGATGAACATAGCAAAGATGCTTGGTTCTACGACGAGCAAGATATGTTAGATATGGATCCGTACGAAGAGCCAGATCCTGATAGTGATTTTGACTACGAAGAAAGTTACAGTAGCAAGAGGAAAAGAAGGAAACCTAGAGGAGGTGGTCATCATCCTACCAGGAATCATCCACCGGCGACCGACAGCCCAACGGGAAAAAGAACAAAG GGTGGTGGTcgcggaagaaaaaaagtcaaCTACGATGCCAGTGACTCTGATAAGCCGTTCGTTTGTGACC TATGCAGCGCACGGTATAAAACCAGACCCGGTCTGGTCTACCATTACGGTCATTCCCACTCTACTTCCTCCGGCGATCCTGCTAAGGAACTAAGTCCCAGTCCCGCCGATGTTGAATCTCGGAGCGTAGCTGACGCAGTTGCTTCGGACCAGCCAG GTGGTACGCGCCGGGGTCGTCAGAGCACTGCTACCGCTACCTCCTCTGCGAGCAGCACCTCGGGGCCCTCGGCAGCGGCTGCCGCCTCCTCTGCCTCTGTCTCCTCTATCTcagccgtcgtcgtcggcccGACGCCGCTGCTcggctctgctgctgctgctgttgccgtTGCTGCCGCTCCAGATCCCTCGAGCTTTCAAGTCAGCAATGGCTTGGTGCCCGCCGTAGTCGCGagccaacaacaacaacaacaacagcagcagcagcagcagcagcatcagccaACGGCCGAATCGAGCTGTGCAGCCGCTCCAGCCTCACCTACTGTCTCAGCTATCGGCCAGAACCAGAACAGCAAGGACGAGCAGCTTCACCGGCCGCCGGCAGCCCAGTCGCCCATGAACAACACCGGCTCCTCACCCAAGCCCACCGGCATGGATCATCAGCAGAACTCGCCGATGTCCCAGCCATCCTCGATGCTACCCGGACAGCCTGGTCAGCCCGGcggtcagcagcagcaacatcaTCAGGGTAATCATCATCACGCCGGCGGTATGGACGGGAAGAAGGCGAAACCTGCCCAGCCGTCGCCCTACTGCGACTTCTGTCTTggcgacgcgagagagaacaaGAAGACAGGCGGCTCCGAGGAGCTCGTCTCGTGCAGCGACTGCGGCCGCTCAG GACACCCAACGTGTTTGCAATTTACCGCGAACATGATCGTTTCTGTACGCAAGTACAGGTGGCAGTGTATCGAGTGCAAATGTTGCTCCATTTGCGGAACCTCCGACAACGAC GATCAGCTGCTGTTCTGCGACGACTGCGATCGAGGCTACCACATGTACTGTCTGTCGCCGCCGCTGACGTCACCGCCCGAAGGTTCCTGGTCCTGTCGCCTTTGCCTCGCCGAGTTTCATCGTCGGGATTGA
- the LOC100122307 gene encoding iodotyrosine deiodinase 1 — protein sequence MERADSKIATGLDAFPFFAKYGHYVLATVVLVSIVNLILGRYSKSTSIVSKEPVASKELSPDEEFNEYETADGPEDEPYLPKDLQHVKFEYKRPSEAEIVKRSLEFYEIADARRTLRFFSPDPVPREVIRNIVRAAGTSPSGAHTEPWTFVVVSNPSVKENIREIVEREEEINYLKRMGKKWTTDLQPLKTDWRKEYLATAPYLILVFKQDYGFLPNGKRKIHYYKEMSVAIACGILITAIQYAGLVTLTSTPLNCGPALRVLLNRPVNEKLVLLLPVGYPAEDATVPGLKRKDLDEVLVEFE from the exons ATGGAGCGGGCCGATTCGAAAATCGCGACCGGCCTCGACGCCTTCCCCTTTTTCGCCAAGTACGGCCACTACGTCCTGGCGACAGTCGTCCTGGTGTCGATCGTCAATCTCATCCTCGGACGTTACAGCAAGAGCACCTCGATCGTCTCGAAAGAGCCCGTCGCCAGCAAGGAATTGAGTccggacgaag AGTTCAACGAGTACGAGACAGCCGACGGCCCCGAGGACGAGCCGTATTTACCGAAGGACCTGCAGCACGTCAAGTTCGAGTACAAGAGGCCGTCCGAGGCGGAGATCGTTAAGAGATCGCTGGAATTTTACGAGATAGCCGACGCCAGACGTACGCTGCGCTTCTTCAGTCCTGACCCAGTTCCCCGCGAAGTAATTCGCAACATCGTCAGAGCCGCGG GAACCTCCCCCAGCGGAGCCCACACCGAGCCCTGGACTTTCGTCGTGGTGTCGAATCCCTCGGTGAAGGAGAACATCCGCGAGATCGTCGAGCGCGAGGAGGAGATAAACTACCTCAAGCGTATGGGCAAGAAGTGGACGACCGATTTGCAGCCGCTGAAGACCGACTGGCGCAAGGAGTACCTCGCGACGGCGCCTTACCTCATTCTCGTCTTCAAGCAGGATTACGGCTTTCTTCCTAATGGAAAGAGGAAGATTCATTACTACAAGGAGATGAGCGTCGCTATTGCCTGCGGCATACTCATCACTGCCATTCAG TACGCCGGTTTGGTGACGCTGACGTCGACGCCGCTGAACTGCGGACCGGCACTACGCGTCCTGCTCAACAGGCCGGTCAACGAGAAGCTCGTTCTGCTGCTGCCCGTTGGTTACCCGGCCGAAGATGCCACGGTACCTGGTCTGAAAAGAAAGGACCTTGACGAGGTGCTCGTCGAGTTCGAGTGA